The Pan troglodytes isolate AG18354 chromosome 7, NHGRI_mPanTro3-v2.0_pri, whole genome shotgun sequence genome has a window encoding:
- the LOC129135834 gene encoding LOW QUALITY PROTEIN: proline-rich protein 23D1-like (The sequence of the model RefSeq protein was modified relative to this genomic sequence to represent the inferred CDS: inserted 1 base in 1 codon), translating to MYGYWRQRSLSDSWTESQNVNEGESSLATTQMNPPKRRQVEQGTNIDCKTPSIPGAPHQNSCPSQKPPQISSYQDSSNEELIIVLEQGTEVRLSLEEVILILAPETALQLTVENTVLVIVPXHILRSQDGLQSPVQIQYIMPSVDDFSLECHAQDGDISDMKGENVPLSPAEEREAAPLYHQPLMISPANHKAGISPFLLVTPLCIPCCLAAFPQRYPLPPTSSPVGHPRPANSSFSLHGMELLCTSSLSRMPPSPTPGPQIYHRVHHRPPSRAQRCLFRK from the exons ATGTATGGTTACTGGCGCCAAAGAAGCCTTAGTGATTCCTGGACAGAATCGCAGAATGTCAATGAAGGAGAGAGCAG CTTGGCTACCACACAAATGAATCCACCCAAACGTCGCCAAGTGGAGCAGGGTACCAATATAG ATTGCAAAACACCCTCAATTCCAGGAGCTCCACACCAGAATTCATGCCCGTCCCAGAAACCTCCCCAGATAAGTTCATAT CAGGATTCCAGCAATGAGGAGCTCATCATAGTCCTAGAACAAGGGACAGAAGTGAGGTTGAGCCTGGAAGAGGTCATCCTCATCTTGGCCCCAGAGACAGCGCTGCAGCTGACCGTGGAGAACACAGTCCTTGTGATTGTTC GGCATATCCTGAGGTCACAAGATGGCCTGCAGTCCCCTGTGCAGATCCAGTACATCATGCCTTCCGTTGATGACTTCAGCTTGGAGTGCCATGCTCAAGATGGAGACATCTCAGACATGAAAGGAGAGAATGTGCCTCTTTCACCTGCAGAAGAACGGGAGGCAGCACCCCTATATCACCAGCCCTTGATGATATCCCCAGCAAACCACAAAGCTGGGATCAGCCCTTTTCTTCTAGTAACCCCATTGTGCATTCCATGCTGTCTGGCAGCCTTCCCCCAACGCTACCCTCTACCACCCACATCTAGTCCCGTGGGACACCCTAGACCAGCCAACTCCAGTTTCAGCCTGCATGGTATGGAGCTACTGTGCACCTCCTCCCTCAGCCGTATGCCCCCTTCACCAACTCCTGGTCCCCAGATCTATCACAGGGTTCACCATAGGCCTCCCAGCAGGGCACAGAGATGTCTCTTTAGGAAGTGA